From Candidatus Bathyarchaeota archaeon:
GGCAAGAGCTAAAAACGTGGAGCGAAGAAAAATGGCGCCACAATACAGAATTAAGCTCAAGCCAAAATCTGCTTATGAAAAGAGACTGTACAAGCAAGAAGCCAAACCAACTCCTTACGACTGAGCTCAACAAAACAAGACTTCACTTAATAAGGAGAAGCAAAAGTTAAAAAGCTAGACACGAGAATTATATCGAGTCGTCATAATATGTTAAGAAGGCTTGTCCTAGACGTTTTGAAGCCACATAAGCCAACCGTTGTTGAACTTTCTATAGCACTAAGTAACATAGAAGGCATAGAAGGCGTAAACGTAATTACTTACGAGATAGACCAGGAAGTGGAAAACGTAAAGATTATAGTTGCGGGAGAAAGCATAAACTTCGAAAGCATCAAGGGAAAACTAGAGGAATTGGGTGCTACCATTCATTCTGTTGATGAAGTTGCGGCTGGAAAAAGGATTGTTGAGGAAGTGAGGACCCCTCAGGATAGATCTGCCCGAATTTAAGGTGAGTTAGAACCCTTGCTTACGACCTTTTTTCAATGTTTAAAACGTTAAAATATCTAA
This genomic window contains:
- a CDS encoding DUF211 domain-containing protein, which translates into the protein MLRRLVLDVLKPHKPTVVELSIALSNIEGIEGVNVITYEIDQEVENVKIIVAGESINFESIKGKLEELGATIHSVDEVAAGKRIVEEVRTPQDRSARI